A single window of Jiangella alkaliphila DNA harbors:
- a CDS encoding DUF2264 domain-containing protein, with protein MTTRPEGLRSRSDLQTAVRTWCSALLPKFSPGSARVRLGHTGASFDDAAAELEGFARPLWALAPLAAGGGAFDGWDRYREGLVNGTNPTHPEYWGPVTGTDQRMVEMAAIGFGLTMVPHELWNPLSGAERDRVADWLLRINDHPVVHNNWQFFRVLVNLGLARVGARHDTAKMHEALDIIETFAVDAGWYHDGPSGHGDWYIPWAMHFYGLIYARIAGDDDPARAGRFRDRAVAFAADHAHWFAADGSALPYGRSLTYRFAQSGFWGALAFADVEALPWGVVKGLALRNVRWWMRRPIFAPDGTLTLGYGYPNLHMTERYNSPGSPYWALKAAIPLAAPAGHPFWAAEEQPLPELAEVHPLPPAGMVVYRSPDSSHVVALVNGQTTGSLKHAAEKYAKFAYSTRFGFSVPAANHELAATAADSMLAISDDGKHYRVREDVHDASVAGSVLRSRWTPYEDVEIETWLTAVPPWHLRVHHVRTGRRLSTAEGGFATSRPDGTPAELDDAGPRHAVVRGAAGPSGIVDLTGTRAGQVISAEPNTNLLLPRTAIPTLVADLDPGEHWLSCAVLADPLPDPFEIAWAAGPPELTMIPGLPDQSSPGHRATSKS; from the coding sequence GTGACGACTCGTCCAGAGGGGCTCCGGTCGCGCTCCGACCTTCAAACTGCCGTCCGTACGTGGTGTTCGGCGCTGCTGCCGAAGTTCAGCCCGGGGTCGGCACGGGTGCGCCTCGGTCACACCGGCGCCTCGTTCGACGACGCCGCCGCGGAACTCGAGGGCTTCGCGCGGCCGCTGTGGGCCTTGGCGCCGCTGGCCGCGGGCGGCGGCGCCTTCGACGGCTGGGACCGATATCGCGAAGGCCTGGTGAACGGCACGAACCCCACCCACCCGGAGTACTGGGGCCCGGTCACCGGCACCGACCAGCGCATGGTGGAGATGGCGGCGATCGGGTTCGGCCTGACGATGGTGCCGCACGAGCTGTGGAACCCGTTGTCGGGCGCGGAGCGCGACCGGGTCGCCGACTGGCTGCTCCGCATCAACGACCACCCCGTCGTCCACAACAACTGGCAGTTCTTCCGCGTTCTCGTCAACCTCGGCCTCGCCCGGGTCGGCGCCCGCCACGACACCGCGAAGATGCACGAGGCGCTCGACATCATCGAGACGTTCGCCGTCGACGCCGGGTGGTACCACGACGGCCCCAGCGGCCACGGCGACTGGTACATCCCGTGGGCGATGCACTTCTACGGGCTGATCTACGCCCGGATCGCCGGCGACGACGACCCGGCGCGCGCGGGCCGGTTCCGGGACCGGGCGGTGGCGTTCGCCGCGGACCATGCCCACTGGTTCGCCGCCGACGGCAGCGCGCTTCCCTACGGGCGGAGCCTGACCTATCGATTCGCTCAGAGCGGCTTCTGGGGGGCGCTGGCCTTCGCCGACGTCGAGGCGCTGCCGTGGGGCGTGGTGAAGGGACTGGCACTGCGCAACGTCCGCTGGTGGATGCGCCGGCCGATCTTCGCGCCGGACGGCACCCTGACCCTCGGCTACGGGTACCCGAACCTGCACATGACCGAGCGGTACAACTCGCCGGGCTCGCCGTACTGGGCGCTCAAGGCGGCCATTCCGCTCGCCGCGCCGGCCGGCCACCCGTTCTGGGCCGCCGAGGAGCAACCGCTCCCCGAGTTGGCCGAGGTCCACCCGCTCCCGCCCGCCGGGATGGTCGTCTACCGTTCCCCGGACTCGTCCCACGTCGTGGCGTTGGTGAACGGCCAGACGACCGGATCGCTGAAACACGCCGCGGAGAAGTACGCGAAGTTCGCCTACTCCACCCGGTTCGGTTTCAGTGTGCCGGCGGCCAACCACGAACTCGCTGCGACGGCCGCGGACAGCATGCTGGCCATTTCCGACGACGGCAAGCACTACCGCGTTCGCGAGGACGTCCATGACGCCTCGGTCGCCGGCTCCGTGCTCCGGTCGCGATGGACGCCGTACGAGGACGTCGAGATCGAGACCTGGTTGACCGCGGTCCCGCCCTGGCACCTCCGGGTCCATCACGTCCGGACCGGCCGGCGGTTGTCGACGGCGGAGGGTGGCTTCGCGACGTCTCGTCCGGACGGAACTCCGGCGGAGCTCGATGACGCGGGTCCGAGGCATGCCGTGGTGCGTGGCGCCGCCGGGCCCAGCGGCATCGTCGACCTCACCGGTACTCGTGCCGGTCAGGTGATCAGCGCCGAACCGAACACGAATCTGCTGCTGCCCCGGACCGCGATCCCCACCCTCGTCGCCGATCTCGATCCCGGCGAGCACTGGCTGTCGTGCGCGGTCCTGGCCGACCCGCTCCCCGACCCGTTCGAGATCGCCTGGGCAGCAGGTCCGCCGGAGCTCACGATGATCCCGGGCCTGCCGGACCAGTCGTCGCCGGGTCATCGAGCGACGTCGAAGAGTTGA
- a CDS encoding sialidase family protein yields the protein MSKTTPRRRPLVAALTGAAALAMVAASAGGPASATDDEHVAQATRTTVFTRGEGGYHTFRIPALVEATDGTLLAFAQAKVDGPGDLGESDVVVKRSTDGGSTWGAMQVLAGGGSDDQWANAVPVVDATTGRIVLSMNYIDADADGEDVECGRAAATTYIQHSDDHGASWSDLVDITDMLNPGNWRRVSAGPGHGIQLTQGEHAGRLVIPGRHTYVEAGQTCTDSTGAGGHVRYSDDGGLSWQIGAVDEQGNPDLRPNEVSAVELADGRLYLNARDQGDTAGHRVDTTSSDGGETFDEPYDAVNGVVTSTIQGSVTRLPATAANPDRVILSVTNHPTAREKLTLWSSFDSGETWEPSYEVYDGPSAYSDLAVLDERRGNREVGVLFEGGERFYPGDQELTYHHDIYFTRVPERLLDVPTPPPAVTPDVAGDHDATISGTPGIVAGRFGRGLSLAGDYAELPLTDELSFGSEPFTAATWFRTDYLGNNQAILYAHDRFGPRWWIQVEPNSGNVIRAQISTDKGSTRTLTALGDFVDNEWHHVALVRDVDGVVLYVDGQVAATGASIGTGSVSAGARTGIRVGARVDGINAQFVGAIDEVWLFDTALTAEQVADLAATNSVQGATPVTHLPMKQITRQP from the coding sequence ATGTCGAAGACGACACCGCGAAGGCGGCCACTGGTCGCCGCCCTCACCGGCGCCGCCGCACTCGCAATGGTTGCCGCCTCAGCCGGTGGGCCGGCCTCGGCGACGGACGATGAGCATGTTGCCCAGGCGACCCGCACCACAGTGTTCACGCGTGGCGAGGGTGGCTACCACACCTTCCGGATCCCCGCCCTGGTCGAGGCAACCGACGGCACCCTCCTCGCCTTCGCCCAGGCCAAGGTCGACGGTCCCGGCGACTTGGGGGAAAGTGACGTGGTGGTCAAGCGGTCCACTGACGGCGGATCGACCTGGGGAGCGATGCAGGTGCTTGCCGGTGGAGGTTCCGACGACCAGTGGGCCAACGCGGTGCCGGTGGTCGACGCGACGACCGGTCGGATCGTGCTCAGTATGAACTACATCGACGCAGACGCGGACGGCGAGGACGTGGAATGCGGTCGGGCGGCGGCGACCACCTACATCCAACACAGTGATGATCATGGGGCGTCCTGGTCGGATCTGGTGGACATCACGGATATGTTGAACCCCGGAAACTGGCGGAGGGTATCGGCCGGGCCTGGCCACGGTATCCAGCTCACGCAGGGCGAACACGCGGGCCGGCTGGTGATCCCGGGCCGGCACACCTACGTTGAAGCGGGCCAGACCTGTACCGACTCGACGGGAGCCGGCGGTCACGTCCGGTACAGCGATGATGGTGGCTTGTCGTGGCAGATCGGTGCGGTCGATGAGCAAGGTAATCCTGACTTGCGGCCGAACGAGGTGTCGGCGGTCGAGCTGGCCGATGGCCGGTTGTACTTGAATGCCCGCGATCAAGGCGACACGGCCGGCCATCGGGTCGACACCACCAGCAGTGATGGTGGTGAGACGTTCGATGAGCCGTACGACGCGGTCAACGGTGTGGTGACCTCGACGATTCAAGGATCGGTGACGCGATTGCCGGCGACTGCTGCCAACCCCGACCGGGTGATCCTGTCCGTGACGAACCATCCGACGGCTCGGGAGAAGCTCACGTTGTGGTCGAGTTTCGACAGCGGTGAGACGTGGGAACCGAGTTACGAGGTCTACGACGGCCCGTCGGCCTACTCAGACCTAGCAGTACTCGACGAACGCCGCGGGAACCGAGAGGTCGGCGTGTTGTTCGAGGGCGGTGAGCGGTTTTATCCCGGTGACCAGGAGTTGACGTATCACCACGATATCTACTTCACGCGGGTGCCCGAACGATTGCTGGATGTGCCCACGCCCCCACCGGCGGTGACTCCGGACGTCGCAGGTGATCACGATGCCACGATCAGTGGCACACCGGGCATCGTGGCCGGGAGGTTCGGCCGTGGGTTGTCTCTCGCGGGCGATTACGCGGAGCTGCCCCTGACCGACGAGTTGTCGTTCGGCAGTGAACCGTTCACCGCGGCCACGTGGTTCCGTACCGACTACCTTGGCAACAACCAGGCCATCCTCTATGCCCACGACCGGTTCGGGCCGAGGTGGTGGATCCAGGTCGAGCCCAACAGCGGCAACGTCATCCGGGCCCAGATCTCGACCGACAAGGGATCCACCAGGACCCTCACCGCGCTGGGTGATTTCGTGGACAACGAGTGGCATCACGTCGCGCTGGTGCGTGATGTCGACGGCGTCGTCCTGTACGTCGACGGCCAGGTCGCGGCTACCGGCGCGTCCATCGGCACGGGCTCGGTCTCGGCCGGTGCGCGCACCGGGATCAGGGTCGGCGCCCGCGTCGACGGGATCAACGCCCAGTTCGTCGGCGCCATCGACGAGGTCTGGCTGTTCGACACCGCACTCACCGCCGAGCAGGTCGCCGACCTCGCCGCCACCAACTCCGTCCAAGGCGCCACCCCCGTCACGCACCTCCCGATGAAACAGATCACTCGGCAGCCGTGA
- a CDS encoding NUDIX hydrolase encodes MIADPRAEVKPPGHAVAAHVMLTRAGQLVLLARRAGTGYADGLWALPAGHVEADETPLECARREAYEELGVRADPDDLEFACLMFRPSKLARVEVIFRLAQWRGSPVNNEPEKCSEIAWHPMGRLPSDTLGYTGVIVNRVLRGMTYVEYGWNDDEPEVCLLRDLKARN; translated from the coding sequence GTGATCGCAGACCCAAGAGCCGAGGTTAAGCCGCCCGGTCACGCGGTGGCCGCCCACGTGATGCTGACCAGGGCTGGGCAATTGGTCCTCCTTGCGCGCAGGGCCGGAACCGGCTACGCCGACGGCCTATGGGCCTTGCCCGCCGGCCACGTAGAGGCGGACGAAACACCGCTTGAGTGCGCAAGACGTGAAGCGTATGAGGAACTTGGTGTTCGGGCCGACCCCGACGACCTGGAGTTCGCGTGCTTGATGTTCAGACCGAGCAAGCTGGCGCGGGTCGAAGTGATCTTCCGCCTCGCACAGTGGAGGGGCTCGCCAGTCAACAACGAGCCAGAAAAGTGCAGCGAGATCGCTTGGCATCCGATGGGTCGGCTGCCGAGCGATACGTTGGGCTACACCGGAGTGATCGTGAATCGCGTGTTGAGAGGCATGACGTACGTCGAGTACGGCTGGAATGACGACGAACCGGAAGTGTGCCTGCTGCGCGATCTTAAGGCGAGGAATTAG
- a CDS encoding tyrosine-type recombinase/integrase, whose protein sequence is MFLEAKWAKSAATTRRTVAEALTAATCLMFTNERGMPDGVQLRSALTRWAFNTNRRDDPNQPAWVSDALRWASSHSRPAADLADTDVLRQLLDGIAVRLDGGARATSVTSRWRKILYNLAEHAVDRKILIANPLPAVKQPAQRIAEVDPRTVANPTQARELLAAVAAQGPTGERLEAYFGCLYYAAMRPEEAADLGRDNLDLPKKGWGWIYLDAAKPHAGSDWTNTGEARDDRPLKQRNVGEVRKVPSPPELTALLHHHLGTFGTTPEGRLFVCERSTGHLPAFTVFRVWRKAREAVFGAAAERVLIALRPYHLRHACVSTWLNSGVLPTKAASWAGHSVEVLLKIYAKCTDGDDELYRDRIDAALGRERGPRKLRHVFDKNSRRDPPGAVSGRTHESAPQLRFRR, encoded by the coding sequence GTGTTCCTCGAAGCGAAGTGGGCGAAGTCCGCGGCGACGACACGCCGCACGGTCGCCGAAGCTCTCACCGCTGCCACCTGCCTGATGTTCACCAACGAACGCGGCATGCCCGATGGCGTCCAGCTGCGTTCCGCCTTGACCCGCTGGGCCTTCAACACCAACCGGCGCGACGATCCCAACCAGCCCGCCTGGGTCAGCGATGCGCTGCGCTGGGCGTCCAGCCATTCCAGGCCGGCCGCAGACCTGGCCGACACCGACGTGCTCCGCCAGTTGCTTGACGGCATCGCGGTCCGCCTCGACGGCGGCGCCCGCGCCACGAGCGTCACGTCCCGCTGGCGGAAGATCCTCTACAACCTGGCCGAGCACGCCGTCGACCGGAAGATCCTCATCGCCAACCCGCTCCCCGCCGTCAAGCAGCCGGCACAACGCATCGCCGAGGTCGACCCGCGCACCGTCGCGAACCCGACCCAGGCACGCGAGCTGCTCGCCGCGGTCGCGGCTCAAGGACCGACTGGCGAGCGGCTCGAGGCCTACTTCGGCTGCCTGTACTACGCCGCCATGCGCCCCGAAGAGGCGGCCGACCTCGGCCGGGACAACCTCGATCTTCCGAAGAAGGGTTGGGGCTGGATCTACCTGGACGCGGCCAAGCCACACGCCGGCAGCGACTGGACCAACACCGGCGAGGCGCGTGACGACCGGCCGCTCAAACAGCGCAACGTTGGTGAAGTCCGCAAGGTCCCGTCCCCACCCGAACTGACCGCGTTGCTGCACCACCATCTCGGCACCTTCGGCACCACCCCCGAGGGCCGGTTGTTCGTCTGCGAGCGCAGCACCGGCCACCTCCCCGCCTTCACCGTCTTCCGAGTCTGGAGGAAGGCCCGCGAGGCCGTGTTCGGTGCCGCGGCGGAACGTGTGCTGATCGCCCTGCGGCCATACCACCTGCGCCACGCCTGCGTCTCGACGTGGCTCAACTCCGGCGTCCTACCGACCAAAGCGGCGTCATGGGCCGGACACTCCGTCGAAGTGCTGCTCAAGATCTACGCCAAGTGCACCGACGGCGACGACGAGCTGTACCGCGACCGGATCGACGCCGCGCTCGGGCGCGAGCGCGGGCCGCGAAAACTTCGACACGTATTCGACAAGAACAGCCGTAGAGACCCGCCTGGAGCCGTGAGCGGCCGGACACACGAAAGCGCCCCTCAGCTGCGTTTCCGCAGGTGA
- a CDS encoding glycoside hydrolase family 172 protein, producing MKPARLILITALIATPAAAAPAAAAAPDAVDAAPNGAVGWDVFGQLDRLPELHTGVGAEQFSSYDRAGGNDDGFVGTYSCLRQAEHGCVIAEHTGAGEIDSIWFTRDGGNVSATGNIVIELDGTVVLDAPVEDVVDGELGAPFVFPLVANADQSSGGVTIKVPMPYRESMRVSTTNNPLFHHVTHRTFATAEGVDTFDPDEVPADVLATLEAYGTADPKPDRPGARTTTRDFALEPGESLRLGRFAGSGLLTELALQLPQVVGPEVGPAIRDDGRAHVGTSTFTVAVDPSNEGVRLTRRLDTLSSDQRATIAVDGVEAGSWEPITGSGGQWTDQTVLLPASATAGKSEITVTNTFVSAGIDFNEFRYWVDSVVGGSDVRTDELDVGASPAALESEAAHDYQIVEQRWQGEHTYTYPPDPGQEPVVAVSDALLSGLRLRIEFDGEQTVDAPVGEFYGSGLGENDVRSLMYSMDTADDGWYRSWWPMPYGRSAEVTLVNESDVALEAGSSSITYARDPSIARGLRGGSPSLGYFQAESRRGDTEFGRDWVFLDVVGHGKFVGVNHTMEGRITGGNIRNYLEGDERVYVDGSRTPQLNGTGSEDFYEGGWYFNRNEFSNPTNGAPEMETRGFGCEHQCDAAYRLLIGDAVEFRSGLRFGIEHGPTANEPAVYGSTAFWYGHRDASALRVTDVVAAGSGGASLTSTFEGDDDVVPMTATVSSVTEATTFDVDVDRHNDGVRLRRLSDQAEAGQAVTVSVDGVEVGEWRQPLGNTHSRWLHDEFELPPSVTSGKSSVSVSLTPVDGAPAWTASSYEVLSHVPPFADDTPPGAVTGLVASGAEENAVSVRWDRAVDDVSVARYEVHASPSPDFTPSPSTLVGTVTSPGFVHSGLGLGETWHYRVRAVDSSGNAGAYSDVAAATSGRTLSVEGESLLPAVSATAPIEPQGNCCGVSWSGGAQLWFRAVSASDVATLSFDVPAAGEYEVSAVLTQAIDYGIVQLSIDGSPAGPAFDGFNDGVRVADPVSLGTHQLSAGSHSLTLTLTGRNASATGYLAGLDRLLLRLT from the coding sequence ATGAAGCCGGCCCGACTGATCCTGATCACCGCACTCATCGCCACGCCGGCCGCGGCCGCACCCGCAGCGGCGGCCGCGCCCGACGCCGTCGACGCCGCACCGAACGGCGCCGTCGGGTGGGACGTCTTCGGGCAGCTGGACCGGCTGCCGGAGCTGCACACCGGCGTCGGCGCCGAGCAGTTCTCCAGCTACGACCGCGCCGGCGGCAACGACGACGGGTTCGTCGGCACGTACTCGTGCCTGCGCCAGGCCGAGCACGGCTGCGTCATCGCCGAGCACACCGGCGCCGGCGAGATCGACTCCATCTGGTTCACCCGCGACGGCGGCAACGTGTCGGCCACGGGCAACATCGTCATCGAGCTCGACGGGACGGTGGTGCTCGACGCCCCGGTCGAGGACGTCGTCGACGGCGAGCTGGGCGCGCCGTTCGTGTTCCCGCTGGTCGCGAACGCCGACCAGAGCTCCGGCGGCGTCACCATCAAGGTGCCGATGCCGTACCGCGAGTCGATGCGCGTCTCGACCACGAACAACCCGCTGTTCCACCACGTCACGCACCGCACGTTCGCGACGGCCGAGGGGGTGGACACGTTCGACCCGGACGAGGTGCCGGCCGACGTGTTGGCCACGCTCGAGGCGTACGGGACGGCGGACCCGAAGCCGGACCGCCCGGGTGCGCGGACCACGACTCGCGACTTCGCCCTCGAGCCGGGGGAGAGCCTGCGGCTGGGCCGGTTCGCCGGGTCCGGGCTGCTGACGGAGCTGGCCCTGCAGCTGCCGCAGGTGGTCGGCCCCGAGGTCGGCCCGGCCATCCGCGACGACGGCCGGGCTCACGTCGGCACCAGCACGTTCACCGTCGCCGTGGACCCGTCGAACGAGGGCGTGCGCCTGACCCGCCGGCTCGACACGCTGTCGAGCGACCAGCGCGCCACCATCGCCGTCGACGGCGTCGAGGCCGGGTCGTGGGAGCCGATCACCGGCAGCGGCGGGCAGTGGACCGACCAGACCGTGCTGCTGCCGGCGTCGGCCACCGCGGGCAAGTCCGAGATCACCGTCACCAACACGTTCGTCTCGGCCGGCATCGACTTCAACGAGTTCCGCTACTGGGTCGACTCGGTGGTCGGCGGCTCGGACGTCCGGACCGACGAGCTGGACGTCGGCGCGTCGCCGGCCGCGCTGGAGAGTGAGGCCGCGCACGATTACCAGATCGTGGAGCAGCGCTGGCAGGGCGAGCACACCTATACCTATCCGCCCGACCCCGGCCAGGAGCCCGTCGTCGCGGTGTCCGATGCGCTGCTCAGCGGGCTGCGGCTGCGGATCGAGTTCGACGGGGAGCAGACGGTGGACGCGCCGGTCGGCGAGTTCTACGGCTCCGGGCTCGGCGAGAACGACGTGCGGTCGCTGATGTACTCGATGGACACCGCCGACGACGGCTGGTACCGGTCGTGGTGGCCGATGCCCTACGGGCGGTCGGCCGAGGTGACGCTGGTCAACGAGTCCGACGTGGCGCTGGAGGCGGGGTCGTCGTCCATCACCTACGCGCGCGACCCGTCGATCGCGCGCGGGCTGCGGGGCGGGTCGCCGTCGCTGGGCTACTTCCAGGCCGAGAGCCGCCGCGGCGACACCGAGTTCGGCCGCGACTGGGTCTTCCTCGACGTCGTCGGCCACGGCAAGTTCGTCGGCGTCAACCACACCATGGAGGGCCGCATCACCGGCGGCAACATCCGCAACTACCTCGAGGGCGACGAGCGGGTGTACGTCGACGGCTCGCGGACGCCGCAGCTCAACGGCACCGGCTCGGAGGACTTCTACGAGGGCGGCTGGTACTTCAACCGCAACGAGTTCTCGAACCCGACCAACGGCGCGCCCGAGATGGAGACCCGCGGCTTCGGCTGCGAGCACCAGTGCGACGCCGCGTACCGGCTGCTCATCGGCGACGCGGTCGAGTTCCGTTCCGGGCTGCGGTTCGGCATCGAGCACGGGCCGACGGCGAACGAACCGGCGGTCTACGGCTCGACGGCGTTCTGGTACGGCCACCGTGACGCGTCCGCGCTGCGGGTGACGGACGTGGTCGCCGCCGGGTCGGGCGGTGCGTCGTTGACGTCGACCTTCGAGGGCGACGACGACGTCGTGCCCATGACGGCGACGGTCTCGTCGGTGACGGAGGCGACGACGTTCGACGTGGACGTCGACCGCCACAACGACGGCGTCCGGCTGCGGCGGCTGTCCGACCAGGCCGAGGCCGGCCAGGCCGTGACGGTCTCCGTCGACGGCGTCGAGGTCGGGGAGTGGCGCCAGCCGCTGGGCAACACGCACTCGCGCTGGCTGCACGACGAGTTCGAGCTGCCGCCGTCGGTGACGTCCGGGAAGTCGTCGGTCTCCGTTTCCTTGACGCCCGTCGACGGCGCGCCGGCCTGGACCGCGTCGTCGTACGAGGTGCTCTCGCACGTGCCGCCGTTCGCGGACGACACGCCGCCGGGCGCCGTGACCGGGCTGGTCGCGTCGGGCGCGGAGGAGAACGCCGTCTCCGTCCGCTGGGATCGCGCCGTCGACGACGTGTCGGTGGCTCGCTACGAGGTCCACGCGTCGCCCTCGCCGGACTTCACCCCGTCGCCGTCGACCCTGGTGGGGACGGTGACCTCGCCGGGCTTCGTCCATTCCGGGCTGGGGCTGGGGGAGACCTGGCACTACCGGGTGCGCGCGGTGGACTCGTCCGGGAACGCGGGCGCTTACTCGGACGTCGCGGCCGCGACCAGCGGCCGGACCCTGAGCGTCGAGGGAGAATCGCTGCTGCCGGCGGTGTCCGCCACGGCGCCGATCGAGCCGCAGGGCAACTGTTGCGGGGTGTCGTGGTCGGGCGGGGCGCAGCTGTGGTTCCGCGCGGTGTCCGCCTCGGATGTGGCGACCCTGTCGTTCGACGTGCCGGCGGCGGGCGAGTACGAGGTGTCGGCCGTGCTGACCCAGGCGATCGACTACGGCATCGTCCAGCTGTCGATCGACGGCTCGCCCGCCGGCCCCGCCTTCGACGGCTTCAACGACGGCGTCCGCGTCGCCGACCCGGTCTCGCTCGGGACGCACCAGCTGTCGGCCGGATCACACTCGCTGACGCTCACCCTGACCGGTCGGAACGCGTCGGCCACGGGGTACCTGGCCGGCCTGGACCGGCTGCTGCTGCGGCTCACCTGA
- a CDS encoding substrate-binding domain-containing protein, whose protein sequence is MSRSTSTMAALCGAALIITAACGTESDVPESAGGDATADEGAECAGADGEYLIGMSQANVAEPYRQQMDDDIEAAAGEVDQFEVVFADAAQDNAKQVADVENFLTQGIDLLIISPNEAAPLTAVVERAYNEGIPVIVLDRKIESDAYTQFIGADNTEIGRAAGEYVATELLPDGGTVAELQGLPGSTPAQERADGFREGIAANAGIEIIAEGVGDWLREKGQSQFEAILQANQGIDVVYAHNDPMAEGAYLAAQAASREAEMQFIGIDALPIPSGGIKAVEEGRLSATFVYPTGGKEAIATAQQILVECADVDQEQMLETELITQENAAEVYARNATQ, encoded by the coding sequence ATGTCCAGATCCACCAGCACCATGGCCGCCCTGTGCGGCGCCGCGCTGATCATCACCGCCGCCTGCGGCACCGAGTCCGACGTCCCCGAGTCCGCCGGCGGCGACGCCACCGCCGACGAGGGCGCGGAGTGCGCCGGCGCCGACGGCGAGTACCTGATCGGCATGAGCCAGGCCAACGTCGCCGAGCCGTACCGGCAGCAGATGGACGACGACATCGAGGCCGCGGCCGGCGAGGTCGACCAGTTCGAGGTCGTGTTCGCCGATGCCGCTCAGGACAACGCCAAGCAGGTCGCCGATGTCGAGAACTTCCTCACCCAGGGCATCGATCTGCTCATCATCAGCCCCAACGAGGCCGCCCCGCTGACCGCCGTCGTCGAGCGCGCCTACAACGAGGGCATCCCCGTCATCGTCCTCGACCGCAAGATCGAGAGCGACGCGTACACCCAGTTCATCGGCGCCGACAACACCGAGATCGGCCGCGCCGCCGGCGAGTACGTCGCCACCGAGCTGCTGCCCGACGGCGGCACCGTCGCCGAGCTGCAGGGGCTGCCCGGGTCGACGCCGGCGCAGGAGCGGGCCGACGGCTTCCGCGAGGGCATCGCCGCCAACGCCGGCATCGAGATCATCGCCGAGGGCGTCGGCGACTGGCTGCGCGAGAAGGGGCAGAGCCAGTTCGAGGCGATCCTGCAGGCCAACCAGGGCATCGACGTCGTCTACGCCCACAATGACCCGATGGCCGAGGGCGCCTACCTCGCCGCCCAGGCCGCCAGCCGCGAGGCAGAGATGCAGTTCATCGGCATCGACGCGCTGCCGATCCCGTCCGGCGGCATCAAGGCGGTCGAGGAGGGCCGGCTGTCGGCGACCTTCGTCTACCCGACCGGCGGCAAGGAGGCCATCGCCACCGCGCAGCAGATCCTCGTCGAGTGCGCCGACGTCGACCAGGAGCAGATGCTCGAGACCGAGCTGATCACGCAGGAGAACGCCGCCGAGGTCTATGCCCGCAACGCCACCCAGTAG
- a CDS encoding ABC transporter permease, whose amino-acid sequence MSVDTTEPTAEPAAKRRRFVIPERFFTLQSYVALILVFLAAIVFSPRRGGEIVFLNSENLLNIVRAVSEIGILAIGMTFVILIAGIDLSVGAILGLAATGTASLLMVHDFGVAMTVLIILVIGLTFGATQGYLSARLGIQAFIVTLAGLQVARGLARIWSGGQGIALAYGDGPDVAPEAFSLLNSRTFNGTVPIPALIFAGVGVIALIVVRKTVFARHVYAIGGNERAARLSGIPVTRIKVTVFAISGLLAALAGIIHAGQLNQGSPNDGMGYELDAIAAVVIGGTSLMGGVGTVAGTLAGALLLGILNNILALNNIDSNVQLLIKGVIIVAAAGIQAFRSQQK is encoded by the coding sequence ATGAGCGTCGACACCACCGAACCGACGGCGGAGCCCGCGGCCAAGCGCCGCCGGTTCGTCATCCCGGAGCGGTTCTTCACGCTGCAGAGCTACGTGGCGCTGATCCTGGTCTTCCTCGCCGCGATCGTGTTCTCACCGCGCCGCGGCGGCGAGATCGTCTTCCTGAACTCGGAGAACCTGCTCAACATCGTCCGGGCGGTCTCCGAGATCGGGATCCTGGCCATCGGGATGACGTTCGTGATCCTGATCGCGGGCATCGACCTGTCGGTGGGCGCGATCCTCGGGCTGGCCGCCACCGGGACCGCGAGCCTGCTCATGGTGCACGACTTCGGCGTCGCCATGACGGTCCTCATCATCCTGGTGATCGGCCTGACGTTCGGCGCGACGCAGGGCTACCTGTCGGCGCGGCTGGGCATCCAGGCGTTCATCGTCACGCTGGCCGGGCTGCAGGTGGCCCGCGGGCTGGCCCGCATCTGGTCCGGCGGGCAGGGCATCGCGCTGGCCTACGGCGACGGTCCCGACGTCGCTCCGGAGGCGTTCTCGCTGCTCAACTCGCGGACGTTCAACGGGACGGTGCCGATCCCGGCGCTCATCTTCGCCGGCGTCGGCGTCATCGCGCTGATCGTCGTCCGCAAGACGGTGTTCGCCCGGCACGTCTACGCCATCGGCGGCAATGAGCGGGCGGCCCGGCTCTCCGGCATCCCCGTCACCCGCATCAAGGTGACGGTGTTCGCGATCTCCGGGCTGCTGGCGGCGCTGGCCGGGATCATCCACGCCGGCCAGCTCAACCAGGGCAGTCCCAACGACGGCATGGGCTACGAGCTGGACGCCATCGCGGCGGTCGTCATCGGCGGCACCAGCCTCATGGGCGGGGTCGGGACCGTGGCGGGCACGCTCGCCGGCGCCCTGCTGCTCGGCATCCTCAACAACATCCTCGCCCTCAACAACATCGACTCGAACGTCCAGTTGCTGATCAAGGGCGTGATCATCGTCGCCGCGGCCGGCATCCAGGCCTTCCGGTCCCAGCAGAAATGA